The segment CCTCTCGCACGCGGCCCGACCTTCTCTTCCTGGCCATTAACGGCCGCCCCGTGGCTTGGCCGGAGGGTTTGCTGAAAACCCTGCGCCGGGCCTACCGGGAGCTTCTTCCCGAGGGGCATTTTCCCGTGGGTGTCCTGAACCTCGCTCTGCCCCTCGAGGCCTTCCGCCTGCGGCTGGATGCCAGGAAGGAGGAGGTGGCGGTCTTGGAGGGGGTGGAGGCCTTTGTGGAGGAAGGTCTGAGGGAGGCCTTCCAAAGGCATAACCTGGCCCGTAGCCTCCCCGAACCTAGGCCCCTCATGCCCTTAAGCCCGCCCACGCCTTCAGGGCTTCCCCCTGTGCGGTACCTGGGGCAGTTCCGGGGCAGCTATCTTCTGGCGGAGGCGGGGGATACCCTCTACCTGGTGGACCAGCATGCCGCCCACGAGCGGGTCCTCTATGAGGAGTTTCAAAGGCGCCTTAGGGACGAGGGGTTAAGGGAGCTTCTCTATCCGGTTCTGGTGGAGCTTTCCCCTGCGGAGGAGGTGCTTTTGCCGGAAAGGCAGGAGGCCTTGGCCTCCCTCTTTGCCCTCGAGGCCTTTGGCCCAGGCAGGGTCAGGCTCCTGGCGGCCCCCTCCTTTCTCCATCCCTATCCCCTCCTCCTTCCGGAGATCTTCCGCGAGGCCCTGAGGGGAGAGGGGAAAAGCCTCACGGAGCTTCTGGCCCGCCTGGCCTGCCTGCCGGCGGTGAAGGCAGGGCACCCCCTGTCCCGGGCCGAGGGCCAGGCCCTCCTGGATGCCCTCCTCCAGTGCCAAACCCCTTGGGTCTGCCCTCATGGCCGGCCCACCCTGCTGGCCCTTAAAGAGGAGGACCTCATACGGCGCTTTGGACGCCGCTCTGGGGCGAGGGCAGGAGAAGAATCCCGTCCTCGTCAGCCAGAAGAAGGTTTCCCGGAAGAACCCTGGCCCAGGGGAGGCTAAGGGGTACGTCCACCTCTCCCAGGCCCTCCTTGGCGCTTTTCCTGGGAGTGGCCGCCAGGGCCAGGATGCCGATGGGCACTTCCCTGAGCTCCTCGGTATCCCGCACGGCCCCGTGGATCACCACCCCGGCCCAGCCCCGCTCCCAGGCCAGCCGGGCCAGGTTGCCCCCCAAAAGGGCGGTCTTCAGGGAGCCTCCCCCGTCCACCACCAGCACCTGGCCTCGGCCTTCCTCCTCCAGCACCCTTCGCACCAGGGCGTTGTCCTGGAAGACCTTCAGGGTGCGCACCCGCCCTTGGAAGCGGGTCTTGCCGCCGAAGCTCCTGAAGACCATGGGCAGGGTTACCGCCTCGGGATGGGCGTCCGATAGGTCGGTGGTTCGCCAGTCCATTGGGGATATAGTAGCGCCTATGGAAGAGGCGCGGCTCCTCATCACCTGCCCGGACCGGCCCGGGATCGTGGCCGCGGTTTCCGGGTTCCTGTACGCCCATGGGGCCAACATCACCGATTTGCAGCAGTATTCCACCGATCCCGAAGGCGGAACCTTTTTCATGCGCCTGGCCTTCACCACCCCTCACCTGGACCTTTCCCGCCCTGCCCTGGAAAGGGCCTTCCAGGATGTGGTGG is part of the Thermus caldilimi genome and harbors:
- a CDS encoding ATP-binding protein; the protein is MIRPLPEELRGLLARGEVVFSLRDVVRELLENALDAGAKRVRVELYGGGRERIAVEDDGQGIPLAELPLAVEPFATSKLLDPGRITTLGFRGQALYALRQAALLRIRSRPRFQVGGGLLLAQGERVEVREVPAPPGTRVEVVGWEGEGSEREVAELLRRYLLHYPWLSLAFFAGGEARLLFPGAGLKEAARLAFGRVLAERLLPLEREAGGMRLQGLLSGPQASRTRPDLLFLAINGRPVAWPEGLLKTLRRAYRELLPEGHFPVGVLNLALPLEAFRLRLDARKEEVAVLEGVEAFVEEGLREAFQRHNLARSLPEPRPLMPLSPPTPSGLPPVRYLGQFRGSYLLAEAGDTLYLVDQHAAHERVLYEEFQRRLRDEGLRELLYPVLVELSPAEEVLLPERQEALASLFALEAFGPGRVRLLAAPSFLHPYPLLLPEIFREALRGEGKSLTELLARLACLPAVKAGHPLSRAEGQALLDALLQCQTPWVCPHGRPTLLALKEEDLIRRFGRRSGARAGEESRPRQPEEGFPEEPWPRGG
- the rraA gene encoding ribonuclease E activity regulator RraA, whose protein sequence is MDWRTTDLSDAHPEAVTLPMVFRSFGGKTRFQGRVRTLKVFQDNALVRRVLEEEGRGQVLVVDGGGSLKTALLGGNLARLAWERGWAGVVIHGAVRDTEELREVPIGILALAATPRKSAKEGLGEVDVPLSLPWARVLPGNLLLADEDGILLLPSPQSGVQSAV